The following DNA comes from Anopheles coustani chromosome 2, idAnoCousDA_361_x.2, whole genome shotgun sequence.
TTGAGCTGAAAGAAAGTCGCAACGGAGCGATAGAACCGTCGACGGAGCTCTCGATTCAGTACTTTCTCGACCGCCTGTACATGTCCCGTATCAGCATACGCATGCTCATCAATCAACACAGTAAGTGGCTTTAGCATTGATAGGGGGATAGCCCACGGGATTGTCATGCAAACGTATGCTCGTCTTTTTTTTAAGCAATATTGTTCGGTGAAATACCACAAACTGGACGACATATCGGCAGTATAGATCCCCTTTGCGATCCTCACATGGTGGTACAGGATGCATACGAAAATGCACGCTTTTTATGTGATCAATACTACCTTGCTAGTCCGGAGCTGGAAGTCATAGAGCACAAtggtaaatgaaaatgtttctagcAAGCGCGTGGATATAATAATGATAACTCACTCATCCTACAGAGATCGACAAGGGGAATCCGATCAAAATAGTGTACGTTCCCTCTCACCTCTATCATATGCTATTTGAGctgtttaaaaattcaatgCGTGCCGTCATGGAGCACCACGGCACGGAGAACGATGTCCCACCGATCAAGGTAACTATCGTGAAGGGAAAGGAAGACATCTGCGTCAAGATGTCAGATCAGGGCGGCGGAATACCGCGATCGCAGGTGGATCAGCTGTTTAAGTACATGTACAGCACAGCTCCGCAGCCGCCAAAATCGAAAACTGACTTACCGCTGGTTCCATTGGCTGGTAGGTTGAAATGCAGGGTCGAAATGTTACCACAGATAACCGTGGTTTGAATTCTCTTGTTTCAATTTAAGGTTACGGATACGGTTTGCCAATTTCGAGATTGTACGCCAGATACTTTCACGGCGATTTGGTTCTTTTCTCGTGCGAAGGCTACGGCTCGGATGCAATAATTTACCTCAAGGTAAGATTGATGATGGTTCAAAGTATATAATGCATGATCTCCATATTCTCTTCCTTATCTGACTTACAGGCATTTTCGGACGAGGCGAATGAGTTGCTCCCGATATTTAATAAAACCAGTACCAGATTCTACAAAGCAACAGTACCAACCGGTGATTGGTCAAACCAGGTAAAGGGTAAAAAAGTGAAGCCTATTGTCATATGATTAGGTAAAATGTAGTTAACTTCACCGACTTGGCTCAATTAAGAATCACTAGGCATTTCAAAAACCCAACCGGTGCATTGCAAACCACCCGGCAAACTATTGCTCGTTCATGTACCATCGGCATCGCACGTTTCGATAGATCTTTTTCTACGATCACTCGAGCAACTATCCATCCACCACATTACTTCACAGATAGTATAATTTCAAAACAACCATTCTAGCAATTCGTACATCTACCACCGACTGGAAAACTTgcaattgaatttgtttgtcgTAGGGTTTGCAATTCAATTTTTAGTTTGTTGCTTTCTGTTGTTACGTGCACGCTGAGATACCTCTTTTCATCATTACCAGTTGTcaattgatttcttttctattctGCTAGGGtaaaaattttacaaacaGATTGTTGTAGCAGTAAAGTACATTTGAGGAGAGTTGTTAGTACGGCCAGAACGACGCTTTCTAACGATGGCCCACGAATTCTATCAACTTCCACTAATTATTGTCTCGGACATTTTAAGATGacttctttattttttgctatGAACAAGTGTTTACATCTACATATCCTGTAGTGCTGCATTATCTGTTTTGTTATCTTTATTAGAGCTTTCCACTTAGCGAGAATTTGGGAAGATTAGCTGGTAGGCAATTAAACTAGATAGGCtgcaaaaataagaaagagaAATATATACAATATATTTACACCATACATGTAGTTGTAGCTGTACTAGTTGGATTTATTACTGCATCGATTAGTTTCGGTAGCCATTGAACGGCGGCATGACCGTTTCTTTGATTATTAGCAGTGTTATTGGAACTGTTTATTTACTTGGTTATATTTGCTATCCgaattttttcgtttcatccaCCACTTGGTATGggaatgtgtgtatgtgtgtgtgtgtgtgtgtgtgttgtttttgtttttgtcagtAGATTTGATCTCTATGTCCAGCCTAAGTGGTTTTCAACCTCTGAAAGCAAACTGCAAAAGCGTTCATACCCGTATTTCCTTATTACTCTTTTGTAGAACTCCGATATGAACTCCAAGCAAATGAATGCTCAAACGAGACGTGCTGGTTCATTTAGCACCAACACATAATCTCCTTCCGTGGGCGAGGATAGTGAGAACGGAGATGCAGAACTTAAGTAAACACATCATATAATCGTGTTTATAAGTATGAATATAACCAAATCCGAATAAACTAAATGTAATACCCTGAACTCATTGCTTATGCTACGGTAAAACTGACCAAGTACGAATTAAAATCGTTTTAAACTACCCCGGTACCCCATTTCTAACCGCCAGGTTAACAAAGCGAACAAGATTTGTTGCGAATTTAAAGGGAATTTTATTACTCTACTTGCTTTGCCCCGTATTTCTAGAAGGTATGGtcaatttctcaaatataCCTAAACAAGGATACGAAAATCGCAAGCAACAGGTGACGAAATTAACGATGTGGAAAATTATGCATTATTTGTTAGGGATCTGGAAAAAGACTAACATTATTCTACCGATACTGCATGTGTCATTATTGTTCTGTGTGCCCCTTCGCTGGCATTCAATTCATTACCTTTTGATTCAGTTAAAATTACCTTAGCAATTAAATTGATACAACGTACGAAATAAGCTCCTAGGTGATGGTGAAGTGGGGTTGGTGAAGATTTGCACCTAGGGTTGGTGAAGATTTTCATCTTTCTTAGAGAATAACTTCCGACTGATCTTGATGTGCAACTGTTAAACACCAGCCACTGTTGTTATCGTGTGGGCGTCAGTATCACCTGCTTGTGAATGACGACTATACTGCCACACGGTACTAATCGTTCAGGGAGGACGTTTCATACATTGAATCATGCGAAAAACTGATCTCGTTGCTCGAAATCAACAGCTCCGAAGTAAAGGGCTGTGCAGTGGGGAGTATGGTGGTGAATGGAAAGAACGAACTAACGGCCAACGAAACTTCTGACGCCATATCGGGATCGCGTGTCTGTACCATCGTCGCTGATAGTATTTGCTCCAGTGCATCCATCCGCTCATCGGCAACTTCCGACGCTCCCGGTCGGCCTAACGTTCGGCGAAGTCGTCCAATGTTGTTTAGTAACATTCGATTCAGCAAAAGACACTGGGCTGTACCGCCTTGTTTAATCTCGAGATGCGGTATCCAACGGAGGTAACATTGTTGCCACAGTTCAATATCTCTCAAACAGAACTGCGGTTCCAGGAACTGTTCGTCGTGCTAGAAAACACATTACAATCAAACGACTTAATAACGTACGATTTAACGACAAAATTAATCTTTGATTTTTACCTTGGCCAACTGCATGCTGTCTACGCCATTTAACACGGTATGGCCATTGGGATTACTCGCGCGTTGGCCTATACTGTACAGCATACTTGATACCGGTCTTATCGGAGGACTCGAGCGATTGCTTTGCGCCCTTGATGGCCCATCGGTAAAGTTAGCACGATACAATGGATTGGTAAACAGGGCCAAATCTTTGTCCTCGAACTGTTCGCCCCAGTCCCAGACAGGCCGCAGGACGACATGATCGGAATGCAGCGCCTGGTTGCGCTCGGTTTCGGAGTTGAACTGAAATGTGTCGAAAATCGGAAGAAACAGCGAGTCCCACAGCGTTACCAGAAAGACATCCGAAAATTCGAAGGCCTCGGGAAACTGCAGCAGCAACTGCCATACACAGTCCAAGAACAGCAAAAACAATGGACTACGCTCCGTCGACTTAACGGAAGCGACGTGACCCAACCGATCGCTGAACGGGTGCCCGAGAATGATCCACTCTTTTTGGATGAGATTTTGAAAGCCTCGTATTGTACGATAGCTGCTGTCCAGCAGCAATTGCACTAAACTGGACACAACGCAACACATATCTCGTCCATTGATCTCCTGCAGAACGACCGTTTGTCCCTTACGCAGCAACTTTGCTGCACTGTCCGAGTGCTTTAAGCATAACGACACATACAGCAGCCAGTAGCTTTTTTCCAACAACGTATAGAACCTCGTTTCTTGGGCCTGCAATTTGACAACCGAAAGAACGACAATGAAAAGTTGCATCCTCCTTGTGCATTAAACTCAGTCCTCCAAATTAAGACTCACCATGTACTCTTGATCGTTGTCTGGAGTGCAAAGATCTCTTAGTTTTAAATAGCTCAAATTCACATCCTGGATGCTAGGTAAAATTTTATACAATTCTAACAATTCAGGCTGCCGTTTTTGCGGATCACAGCGACGAACGTGCTCTAACAGCATGTTTTCCACCGTGGTATTGGTTATGTCCGGGTTAAGCTCCGCCAGGCGaatcaatgcagcatcccgatGGCCCCAAACCTAAGATGGGCAGATTTGAGTCAAACATGTTCTTACGATACACCTAGTTTCGTCCAGTACATACCCAAATAGCGGACCGATTGTtgcgaaagtgtttcgataTATTCATGTATTCTACATCGCCCAGGTGCTTCGGTACAACGAAATGCATGGGTAGGGAGCTGTTCGAGGTCCTACAGTCTTTGGAAAACACCCGCCATCCACCGGTCGCGTTACATCGTTCCAACTCTTGTATCCAGTcgagttttttgttgtacattttcACGCCAGCATTATTCCCAGCATCACTATAGTACTTTTCTCTGTAAACGGAACGCAATGGAGAAAAGAAGTGATTAACACCACCACTACATGCTACCCGGATACGTCTTTCATTTTGATCGGTTCGATTTAAACTACCCTATAGATAGATGGATTGGTGAACTCACTTGAATTGGTACAAAAATAACAGATTGTGTCTCGCTGGAAAGGCAAATTTTACCAGCGCATCTGCAATGTATTTGCCTTTGCCAATATCCGACAGTTGAAAACCAAACGTAAATGTTTTGAAGTtctaaataaatgaataaaaaagacaAGGAATTCAAAGATATATTAATAGAAGGGCGGGATTTTGTATGCTTCTCGCAGCAGCTTACCTTACAAATAATCcttattttatctattttacTGCTGTTCTTAATCTGTGGGTTAATTactcgtttctttttctcgacTATCTGATAAATTTTATCGATGTTAGACAGAGATACATCGGATGAACCGAGGAACCGATTACTCTGAAATGAGAGCTAatgaggaaaataaacaacgtaTCATCACACTGTACCAAAAGGTTCAGCTTGGCTAAAATTTCTTAGCTCCTCTTACTTGGTCATTTTCCATATCCCGCGAAACGAATGATAACCGGAAGTTGGTGATCAGTAATATTCCCATTCGTTCTCCGATCACCTTGCCATCTTTTACGTAGGACGAAGTGTACATGCATACATTATTGGCTCGGGCGGCTTCAATTTCACCTGCGGTTATTGGAAACGCCGTTAAAACTCCGAACATATACCAAGCCACATAGAAAGATCAACGGTACAGTACCTGTAAGAAGCTTTGGTTTGTAGTCATTGTTGACACAGTTATCATCGCCGATCTACAACAAGGTAACGGGAAAAGATTATTCAATCATGTCCGACAAATCAGGTTCCATGCACCCCCACACGGATCGATTCAACGGACCTGGTTTACGTAGCTTGTAAAACTTTCCTGTGTTTTATTCCTTCTCTCTGTCATTGTTGGCATTCggaatgcttaatattttcgAACGGACAGAAATGGAAGAAATCGCCGAGATTAATGTGTACTCCTATATGATGTGCTGTACTTCACGAAAGCGCTAGTGTTTACCTACTGCCCGTTTAGTTATGGGGAATTGATATTCGTATTGTTTACTACTTTAGCACTGGTTTAGCTTGTGGTCTTGACGCCCATGTTAATACACTGTTTTGCAAAACtaaagaaatgttttaaaatgatcCAAAAACACTTCTTCCTACAACtcaataagaaaacaaaatctccACAGTATTGTTACAAGCAACCTGACAGAATGcacatttttgtattttccacAAGGTGTACGGATATTAAATATGCGATAACAAGGTCTAGTCATACGCGGTTTATCGGTTTTATTAAGCAAATTGTTGCTAGTTGCTAGTGGCTCATTTGATTGTGAAATCCAAAATTTCACACTATGCAGGATACTGTTTCAAACTCTCTTCTCGGTTATCAACTTACGTTACATGGAGGCAGAATTTACGGATTTGCAGCTTATGTATATAATTATTATCACGCAAAAGGAATCATTCCAGAAACGGGGTCGCATAACGGACACAAATGCATAAAAATGCAGTCAATTTATTGAATCGTACAAgaatcttttttgtttcgtttctgtAAAGGAATTTGGTGCTATATGACTAGACCTGGCTCCCTATAAGTACGTTGAGTCAAAGTAAAGCACACTTGGTGATATATCCATCTTGACAATGATGCGATggtatttgttgttttgacaGTGGTTGACTaaacgcaaaagaaaaacgggaaaacattaaatttcataaattaatccTCTTCCCATTGTGTGAAGATCAATTGAATCATTAATTTCGTCGCCGCAGAAATGGTTTCCTGCCAGTAGTTTTTGCAGTGAGGGCAACATAACAAGTGTGCCAATCGTTTTTTCGCTTTTGGTATTTTGTTGTCGATGCATTGCTGTAGCCAAGAGTGCAGTAAAGATTTCCTGACACGAAACGTAGTTGTCCATTGATCCCTTCTTCAATAACAAGCATAGACCAAGTGAAGAATAAATGCCATCCTTCAGACAAAAAGTGACCACCTATTTCCGTCAGCTTAGCTTTGTGTCTGAACGGGACCAACGCAATACAATTCAACAAGGCTCCTCCATAGCGACCGGAAGCTTCATCACGAGATACTTGGAGGGGTTAGTAAGCCTATATCTTTTGCCTTTGCGTGGTTTGAATACTTACGGCAGTGTACTTTAATAATAGCGCCTGGGAACCGCCGGATCCGTCATCATTGATCCAGAATGGCAAATCTCCGGAAGACTTGCCAGAAGTACGGATTGGACATTATGTTGTTTGCCAGACGCACGACGACGCTGCCTACACTGGACCACTTGAAGGATTGACAGGAGTCAGGCGTGCCAAGTCTCATCTGACTGCTGGCATTGCTGATGATATAGACTATATCGATGTACTTCAGGAACAAGGATCCATTGCACAAAAGGAAACCCTCTCCAAATCAACAGTACCTGAACTGGACTCCAACTCGAACGCGAAAAGCTACCACTCCACTTCCAATGCGGTTGAAAATCATAAGGAATCTCAAACAAACCCTTCGACACAATGGCCTGGAACGAAGCGAATAGACTCTGTGACAGCCATTTCCAATGACGATCCCATAGCTAACATAACCGATTGGAACCGTCCAAACGATGATGCTTATGGAATATCCGTATCTTTGTACGAAAAGCATTTGCATAATGCGGGAAACGTAGGTGACCCGATAGCTGACTGCTTTGGAGTTGTCTCCAGGGCTGATTCGTGTATAATGGCCATGGCCGATGGTGTTAATTGGGGTATGCTGAGAAATTATAGCGTGTGGTTCAGCGTTACGAAAAATGACAAATATCGTCCATTTTAGGCGAAGGAGCGCGTGTGGCGGCACGTTCGGCGATTCAAGGCTCGATTGAGTATTTAAACTCTGCAATTTTTGGCATTCATCAAGGTAAAACTATGTTCTGCTCAGAACGAATCAACTAATGTGTCCCGTGTGCATGAATTAACTTTGTTGTTCTCTTTCCAGTAACATCCACAAAGGAAATATTTGTAAGTTTAATTCGTAGCTTTTGGGAAGCTCACAAGTACATTCTACAAGTTGGAGGTGCTCTAAGCACGTTAACTGTCGCTATTGTTCTGCCAGTCCAAGGATCGAAGCAAAGTATTGTCTGTAGTTGTAATGTTGGGGACTCGTTAGGATATATTTTCTCGAAAGATAATATTGTACGCGAGATTACGACAGGTATGTGCCACTACAAAGACAAATAAGATTGTACTCTAATATTGTTCACTTCTCGTAATTTTAGCGTCTCATGATGTCACTCTCATGCGAGATATGCGAGATGCCCTTGGTGCATTGGGACCTGTGTATGGGGATAAGCCAGAAATGAGTAATCTCACACTCTCAATGTCCTTTGTTGATGAGGGTGATATTGTGTTTCTAACCTCTGATGGGATAAGCGACAATTTCGATCCCGTCGTTGGTAAGTTTGCGGAAGCTACTGTTGCCAGCAACAGCAATGCAACAGTTAGTGGTAGCACGAGTAACACCAATGCTAACTCAAGTAAACCACAGACGAGTCAAGTTGCTGAgagaaaaaacatcaaaccagTATTGGCACCAAAGCGACAAAACAAGAGTGCACCCATGCTGGCGCTTGCCCATGGAAGCTGTACGCCAGAAATGCATCCGTCGAATCCGAACCAAAACCTGCCTCGCACTGACAGAAAGGTACCAGTTCCAGTGAGGAAAACAGTCGCGCATAGTGCGGCGACACATGACAAAAGTTATGGTTCGAAATATGTAACACGGTCAAAAACCTTCATCGAACCAGCTGCGAGACGGTCCAACAATGTTGGTGTAAAGATGACGTCCTCGCCGAAAGCGCTGCCTCAGGTAACCGCCCAGCAGAGACACGTGTTGACCCTATTGCGGATAGCCGATCTGCTTGTTTACGGCATCAACGGTTCATTGCGTCCATGCACCAACGCCAAACAGCTATGCCAGTTATTGATCGATTTTGTGTCATGCATAACTGCGGCCAAGCGCAAGCTGCTGGAGCAACGCGAATTGTACTACAAAGTGGTAACCGGTGCAGACGGAGTCCGCAAAGAAGTTCCATACAGTGCGCATGAACACAAGGTAATACGCAAGCGTATGGTCGATGGAACCACTTTCTCATTGCTACCTGGCAAACTGGATCATGCTTCGATTGTAGCTTATACAGTAAGAAGACGATCATCAGCGATCGAATCTGCGCCTGAACAAATAATCTAAAGAGAAGAGTTTGGTGAACGAACATGTCCTAGTTGTGCTTTGCCTACAATTAATCATCCAAGATGCTTGCAttaacattaaacaaaaactagCGGAGCATGATGTCCTTTTCAGATAATATTTGTACCGAAGTGGTTTCTCTACGCTATATTTTATTGGGAATTGACCATTTTCATTGTGAAAGTCCCTGCGGTTTTCAGAAAATGCAAGTGTATCTCGAAAGAAAATGCTGCATACATGTCTAAATACATTTAGCATggatgttaaataaaaaattacggGAAAGACATTGTTGGTTCAATTACTATATTCTTAGACCAAATGTTTCTACAATGATCAGTTTCAAAGTTGAATGAGTCACATTATGAAAACATATTAGCTGAACACCATGACGTAGGGCTCGAACTACATCAAATTATCCGGAGAATCTGGTACTTCGTCACTATGCCACCAACAACATATCTTGCCATCATCCGACA
Coding sequences within:
- the LOC131266400 gene encoding pyruvate dehydrogenase (acetyl-transferring) kinase, mitochondrial — encoded protein: MRLFPVRLSNINKMLDFYSQFNPSPLSIKQFIDFGLNACPRKSYVFLRKELPVRLANIMKEITLLPESLLRMPSVGLVSAWYVKSFEEVLAFEKTDPSEGNLEKFCKSLIQIRDRHSDVVQTMAQGILELKESRNGAIEPSTELSIQYFLDRLYMSRISIRMLINQHTILFGEIPQTGRHIGSIDPLCDPHMVVQDAYENARFLCDQYYLASPELEVIEHNEIDKGNPIKIVYVPSHLYHMLFELFKNSMRAVMEHHGTENDVPPIKVTIVKGKEDICVKMSDQGGGIPRSQVDQLFKYMYSTAPQPPKSKTDLPLVPLAGYGYGLPISRLYARYFHGDLVLFSCEGYGSDAIIYLKAFSDEANELLPIFNKTSTRFYKATVPTGDWSNQNSDMNSKQMNAQTRRAGSFSTNT
- the LOC131266399 gene encoding PP2C-like domain-containing protein CG9801; amino-acid sequence: MPSFRQKVTTYFRQLSFVSERDQRNTIQQGSSIATGSFITRYLEGAWEPPDPSSLIQNGKSPEDLPEVRIGHYVVCQTHDDAAYTGPLEGLTGVRRAKSHLTAGIADDIDYIDVLQEQGSIAQKETLSKSTVPELDSNSNAKSYHSTSNAVENHKESQTNPSTQWPGTKRIDSVTAISNDDPIANITDWNRPNDDAYGISVSLYEKHLHNAGNVGDPIADCFGVVSRADSCIMAMADGVNWGEGARVAARSAIQGSIEYLNSAIFGIHQVTSTKEIFVSLIRSFWEAHKYILQVGGALSTLTVAIVLPVQGSKQSIVCSCNVGDSLGYIFSKDNIVREITTASHDVTLMRDMRDALGALGPVYGDKPEMSNLTLSMSFVDEGDIVFLTSDGISDNFDPVVGKFAEATVASNSNATVSGSTSNTNANSSKPQTSQVAERKNIKPVLAPKRQNKSAPMLALAHGSCTPEMHPSNPNQNLPRTDRKVPVPVRKTVAHSAATHDKSYGSKYVTRSKTFIEPAARRSNNVGVKMTSSPKALPQVTAQQRHVLTLLRIADLLVYGINGSLRPCTNAKQLCQLLIDFVSCITAAKRKLLEQRELYYKVVTGADGVRKEVPYSAHEHKVIRKRMVDGTTFSLLPGKLDHASIVAYTVRRRSSAIESAPEQII
- the LOC131266397 gene encoding myotubularin-related protein 10, with product MPTMTERRNKTQESFTSYVNQIGDDNCVNNDYKPKLLTGEIEAARANNVCMYTSSYVKDGKVIGERMGILLITNFRLSFVSRDMENDQLSFQSNRFLGSSDVSLSNIDKIYQIVEKKKRVINPQIKNSSKIDKIRIICKNFKTFTFGFQLSDIGKGKYIADALVKFAFPARHNLLFLYQFKEKYYSDAGNNAGVKMYNKKLDWIQELERCNATGGWRVFSKDCRTSNSSLPMHFVVPKHLGDVEYMNISKHFRNNRSAIWVWGHRDAALIRLAELNPDITNTTVENMLLEHVRRCDPQKRQPELLELYKILPSIQDVNLSYLKLRDLCTPDNDQEYMAQETRFYTLLEKSYWLLYVSLCLKHSDSAAKLLRKGQTVVLQEINGRDMCCVVSSLVQLLLDSSYRTIRGFQNLIQKEWIILGHPFSDRLGHVASVKSTERSPLFLLFLDCVWQLLLQFPEAFEFSDVFLVTLWDSLFLPIFDTFQFNSETERNQALHSDHVVLRPVWDWGEQFEDKDLALFTNPLYRANFTDGPSRAQSNRSSPPIRPVSSMLYSIGQRASNPNGHTVLNGVDSMQLAKHDEQFLEPQFCLRDIELWQQCYLRWIPHLEIKQGGTAQCLLLNRMLLNNIGRLRRTLGRPGASEVADERMDALEQILSATMVQTRDPDMASEVSLAVSSFFPFTTILPTAQPFTSELLISSNEISFSHDSMYETSSLND